The Brassica oleracea var. oleracea cultivar TO1000 chromosome C6, BOL, whole genome shotgun sequence genome includes a region encoding these proteins:
- the LOC106297452 gene encoding uncharacterized protein LOC106297452, whose protein sequence is MVVLVRWEPIIHDDYPWIIPFWVRLIGIPLHLWTDRNLRNIGSRLGHVDKVEHTKGRMLIQVDTRRPLKFSRKAESPEGDEVTLEIKYEMLFKHCSTCGMLTHEKEYCPSLDVKNRIQPQTERHGVLTRVQEATRALSFPALSDHELQDGVGDKHIIGAVSDMEIVDPHDGEMMECDVRDDDFLGQELTEMESLGSRQASVKIGRSDDKASRSRRNDA, encoded by the exons ATGGTAGTGTTGGTCCGTTGGGAGCCCATTATTCACGACGACTATCCATGGATAATCCCATTTTGGGTGCGTCTGATAGGGATCCCTTTGCATCTATGGACTGATCGGAATCTGCGCAATATAGGTTCGCGATTGGGACATGTCGACAAAGTGGAGCATACCAAGGGTCGTATGCTCATTCAGGTGGATACCCGTCGACCTTTAAAGTTCTCGCGTAAGGCTGAGTCACCGGAAGGGGATGAGGTCACGTTGGAAATCAAGTACGAAATGTTGTTCAAACATTGCTCAACCTGTGGTATGTTAACTCATGAGAAGGAGTATTGCCCGTCGTTGGATGTCAAAAATAGGATACAACCACAGACAGAGCGACATGGTGTTCTCACTCGAGTGCAA GAAGCTACTCGAGCGCTTTCATTTCCTGCCTTAAGTGATCATGAGCTACAAGATGGAGTTGGGGATAAGCATATCATAGGTGCCGTGAGTGACATGGAGATTGTTGATCCGCATGATGGCGAGATGATGGAGTGTGACGTGCGTGATGATGATTTCTTAGGTCAGGAACTTACGGAGATGGAGAGTTTGGGTTCTCGTCAAGCTTCAGTCAAGATAGGAAGATCGGATGACAAAGCGTCTAGGAGCAGGCGGAATGATGCATAA